A single region of the Chitinophaga niabensis genome encodes:
- a CDS encoding sensor histidine kinase, with the protein MHISVQKKIRIGFFIAFTIIVGATVLSYLIAKNLMHNANQLNHTIEVSKKLEVITKQLKDAEAAIRGYNLTKQTTFLHPSMEQRSIKIEQEYQTLRRIMTDPVQQKNLDTLKQLLDIKYKQLTAGEQKDAALGARISVGEGETYMDLIDKKVQDMTDIEEAQLTERSRLFQFFSNLWIPVVFIISIFAIFIGVYSYIILNREFRLQLHVETRLKNYQRELQENINLLNKSNLELEQFAYVASHDLQEPLRKISTFSDRLQIKFKPALPVEASQLIDRMVVAVSRMRVLINDLLTFSRAGRITTEIVKPVDMNLLLQNVIGDLELALQERKGTVYYDQLPDIEGSDTAFHQLFLNLLSNSIKFADPARDLEIRIKKELLSGRETGVVKEDKQDATFCRFIIEDNGIGFDQAYAERIFLIFQRLHGVSEYKGTGIGLAICKKIVDAHHGFINAYGYPGKGASFVIILPLKQ; encoded by the coding sequence ATGCATATCAGCGTACAGAAAAAGATCAGGATCGGCTTCTTTATCGCATTTACGATCATCGTAGGAGCCACGGTATTATCATATCTGATAGCGAAAAACCTTATGCATAACGCTAATCAGCTGAATCATACCATTGAGGTATCCAAAAAGCTGGAGGTGATCACCAAACAGCTGAAAGATGCCGAAGCAGCCATTCGTGGGTATAACCTCACCAAGCAGACCACCTTCCTCCATCCCAGCATGGAACAGCGCAGTATTAAAATTGAACAGGAATACCAGACCCTGCGCAGGATCATGACGGACCCTGTTCAGCAAAAGAACCTGGATACCTTAAAACAATTGCTGGATATAAAGTACAAACAGCTCACCGCAGGGGAACAAAAAGATGCTGCCCTCGGCGCCAGGATCTCGGTAGGAGAAGGAGAAACCTATATGGACCTGATAGATAAGAAAGTGCAGGATATGACAGATATAGAAGAGGCCCAGCTAACAGAAAGGTCCCGCCTCTTCCAGTTCTTCTCTAATCTCTGGATCCCTGTAGTTTTTATCATTTCCATCTTCGCCATTTTTATCGGCGTCTATTCCTACATTATCCTCAACAGGGAGTTCCGGCTGCAATTGCATGTAGAAACACGCCTTAAGAACTATCAGCGGGAACTGCAGGAAAACATCAACCTCCTGAATAAAAGTAACCTGGAACTGGAACAGTTTGCCTATGTGGCTTCGCACGACCTCCAGGAACCGCTGCGTAAAATATCCACCTTTTCAGACCGCCTGCAGATAAAATTCAAACCAGCACTTCCCGTAGAGGCTTCCCAGCTGATAGACCGTATGGTAGTGGCCGTATCCAGGATGCGCGTGCTCATTAACGACCTGCTCACCTTTTCCCGTGCAGGCAGGATCACCACGGAGATTGTAAAACCGGTGGATATGAACCTGCTCCTCCAGAATGTGATCGGAGACCTGGAACTGGCCCTGCAGGAACGAAAAGGAACAGTATATTATGATCAATTGCCCGACATTGAAGGCAGCGATACCGCTTTCCACCAGCTATTCCTCAACCTCCTGTCCAATTCCATAAAATTTGCCGATCCCGCACGTGACCTGGAGATCAGGATCAAAAAGGAACTATTGTCCGGCAGGGAAACAGGCGTTGTGAAAGAAGATAAACAGGATGCCACGTTCTGCCGGTTCATCATAGAAGATAATGGGATCGGCTTTGACCAGGCCTATGCAGAACGGATCTTCCTCATTTTTCAACGTTTACATGGCGTCAGCGAATATAAAGGCACCGGCATAGGCCTGGCCATCTGTAAAAAGATAGTAGACGCACATCACGGTTTTATCAATGCCTACGGTTATCCGGGAAAAGGAGCCAGCTTTGTGATCATTCTGCCCCTCAAACAATAA
- a CDS encoding YciE/YciF ferroxidase family protein has protein sequence MATKKTSPAKAKTSSTPKKNGSAKMENSKFHQLFMDELKDIYWAEKHLVKALPKMQKAATSEELANAIGEHLAVTKGQVSRIEEIFELLGAKAVAKKCEAMEGLVMEAQELMEEEEESAVLDAGLIIAAQKVEHYEIATYGSLRTLANIMGHTEVAHLLEQTLAEEKEADGLLTQIAESTVNEEALSE, from the coding sequence ATGGCAACTAAGAAAACATCCCCCGCAAAAGCAAAAACCTCTTCCACACCAAAGAAGAATGGTAGCGCTAAAATGGAAAACTCAAAATTCCACCAATTATTCATGGACGAACTGAAAGACATTTACTGGGCTGAAAAACACCTGGTAAAAGCATTGCCTAAAATGCAGAAAGCCGCTACGTCTGAAGAACTGGCCAATGCGATCGGCGAACATCTCGCAGTGACCAAAGGGCAGGTAAGCCGCATTGAGGAAATATTTGAATTACTCGGTGCCAAGGCCGTAGCCAAGAAATGTGAAGCCATGGAAGGCCTGGTAATGGAAGCACAGGAACTGATGGAAGAAGAAGAGGAGTCCGCAGTACTGGATGCCGGTTTGATCATTGCAGCACAGAAAGTGGAACATTATGAAATTGCTACTTACGGAAGTCTCCGCACGTTAGCAAACATAATGGGCCATACAGAAGTGGCTCATCTGTTAGAACAAACGCTGGCGGAAGAAAAAGAAGCAGATGGGTTATTGACCCAGATCGCCGAATCAACCGTGAACGAAGAAGCGTTATCTGAGTAA
- a CDS encoding SDR family oxidoreductase codes for MQKANRKKDIRPPQHQNKQPGIESKMKPLPVAEKEIVSASGRLQGKVALITGGDSGIGKAVALAFAAEGADIAIAYLDEDKDAKDTAKQVTEYGRKALLIAGDIGREKHCEKIVRQTVKEFGKIDILVNNAAVQYPQKSIQDITAEQLLKTFTVNIFSHFYLAKAVLPHMARGSSIINTTSVTAYRGSGHLLDYSSTKGAIVSFTRSLSSMLADKGIRVNGVAPGPIWTPLIPATFRAKDVAEFGSDVPLKRAGQPVEVAPCYVFLASEDASYITGQILHPNGGEIVNG; via the coding sequence ATGCAGAAAGCAAATCGAAAAAAGGATATCAGACCGCCGCAGCATCAGAACAAACAGCCTGGCATTGAATCAAAGATGAAGCCGCTGCCGGTTGCAGAGAAAGAGATCGTTTCCGCCAGTGGCAGGTTACAGGGGAAAGTAGCTTTGATCACTGGCGGAGATAGTGGGATCGGGAAAGCGGTAGCGTTGGCATTTGCAGCGGAAGGCGCAGATATTGCGATCGCTTACCTGGATGAGGACAAGGATGCAAAAGATACTGCAAAGCAGGTAACTGAATATGGCCGTAAGGCGTTATTGATCGCGGGAGATATCGGTCGTGAAAAACATTGTGAGAAAATTGTTCGTCAAACTGTGAAGGAATTCGGGAAGATCGATATCCTCGTGAACAATGCTGCCGTACAGTATCCGCAAAAATCCATACAGGACATAACCGCAGAGCAGCTCCTGAAAACCTTTACGGTGAATATCTTCTCACATTTCTATTTAGCCAAAGCAGTTTTACCACATATGGCGCGCGGCAGCAGTATCATTAATACTACTTCCGTTACCGCTTATCGCGGTAGCGGCCATTTATTGGATTATTCTTCCACTAAAGGCGCTATCGTTAGCTTCACCCGCTCTTTATCTTCCATGCTGGCGGATAAAGGTATCAGGGTTAATGGTGTGGCCCCCGGGCCTATATGGACACCATTGATACCAGCTACCTTCAGAGCGAAAGATGTTGCGGAGTTTGGTTCGGACGTTCCCCTGAAAAGAGCGGGACAACCTGTGGAAGTTGCACCCTGTTATGTGTTCCTCGCTTCGGAGGATGCCAGTTATATAACCGGACAGATACTACATCCTAACGGAGGAGAAATAGTGAACGGGTAG
- the ku gene encoding non-homologous end joining protein Ku, with translation MRAVWSGSIGFGLVNIPVKLYSAVQESNLDLDMLDKKDHSRIRFQRINEKTGKEVVWANIVKGYNLNDEYIVLDDKDFEDASPKKSKIIEITSFVEAAEIDDVYFESPYFIEPDKSGGKAYELLLRTLEKTGKAGVSLFVLRNHENLAIVRPKENYLMLHRLRFEEEIRKPEINLPTNVKISKKELDMAVKLVNEYTETFDISQYKDEYKKELMKIIKAKASGKKPTVKKLRVAHTKSTDIFEQLKASLGGKKRVS, from the coding sequence ATGAGAGCTGTATGGTCAGGTAGCATAGGCTTCGGCCTCGTAAACATCCCGGTTAAATTATACAGTGCTGTTCAGGAGAGTAATCTCGACCTGGATATGCTGGATAAAAAAGACCATTCCCGCATCCGCTTTCAGCGGATCAATGAAAAAACAGGGAAAGAAGTAGTGTGGGCAAATATTGTAAAGGGATACAACCTGAACGATGAATACATTGTTCTGGACGATAAGGATTTTGAGGATGCGAGCCCAAAGAAAAGCAAAATAATAGAGATCACCTCTTTTGTGGAAGCAGCGGAGATCGATGATGTGTATTTTGAATCACCTTACTTTATTGAGCCGGATAAAAGTGGCGGTAAGGCTTATGAATTGCTGTTACGTACATTGGAGAAAACAGGTAAGGCAGGCGTTAGTTTGTTTGTATTGCGTAACCACGAGAACCTGGCCATCGTTCGGCCCAAAGAGAACTACCTGATGCTGCACCGGTTACGTTTTGAGGAAGAAATCCGCAAACCGGAGATAAATCTTCCCACTAATGTAAAGATCTCCAAGAAAGAGCTGGACATGGCAGTGAAGCTGGTGAACGAATACACAGAAACGTTCGATATTTCCCAATACAAAGATGAGTATAAGAAAGAACTGATGAAGATCATCAAAGCCAAAGCTTCCGGTAAGAAGCCAACAGTGAAGAAACTGCGGGTGGCCCATACCAAGAGTACGGATATCTTTGAACAACTCAAAGCGAGCCTTGGCGGTAAAAAACGTGTATCATGA
- a CDS encoding DNA polymerase ligase N-terminal domain-containing protein: protein MSLAKYKQKRNFKQTSEPVSGKAEGKHIFVVQRHHATRLHYDFRLEIDGTLKSWAVPKGPSLNPADKRLAMEVEDHPYDYKDFEGQIPARNYGAGYVYIWDKGTFELLDKKGNALKEWKSGNMKVVLHGKKLKGEFAIVKMKGGREENAWLLIKHKDKYAVDGEYNSEDYTPKRVIAKKKGAAEKEVIAVAKKAAVGKAAPKKAATQKVAPRKAAVKKAAAKTAPAKKAATPVKKKPRQQRVK from the coding sequence ATGAGCCTCGCGAAATATAAACAGAAAAGGAATTTCAAACAGACCTCAGAACCAGTTTCCGGTAAAGCAGAAGGCAAACACATCTTTGTTGTACAGCGGCATCATGCTACACGATTGCATTATGATTTCCGGCTGGAGATAGATGGAACACTGAAAAGCTGGGCGGTTCCCAAGGGCCCTTCTTTAAACCCTGCTGATAAACGGCTGGCGATGGAAGTGGAAGATCATCCTTACGATTATAAGGACTTTGAAGGACAGATACCAGCGAGGAATTATGGTGCAGGGTATGTATATATCTGGGATAAGGGAACTTTTGAACTATTGGATAAAAAAGGCAATGCCTTAAAGGAATGGAAGTCTGGTAATATGAAGGTAGTGCTGCATGGGAAGAAGTTAAAGGGAGAGTTTGCGATCGTGAAGATGAAGGGAGGAAGAGAAGAGAACGCATGGCTGCTGATCAAACATAAGGATAAGTATGCGGTGGATGGGGAGTATAACAGTGAGGATTATACGCCGAAACGGGTGATTGCGAAAAAGAAAGGGGCTGCAGAGAAGGAAGTGATAGCGGTTGCTAAGAAGGCTGCTGTGGGGAAAGCCGCTCCTAAAAAGGCTGCTACGCAGAAAGTAGCTCCCAGGAAAGCTGCGGTGAAAAAGGCGGCAGCAAAAACAGCCCCTGCTAAAAAAGCAGCCACCCCGGTAAAAAAAAAGCCCCGGCAACAAAGAGTAAAATAA
- the ligD gene encoding DNA ligase D produces MLATLVDEPFDRAGWIFETKWDGYRAIAAVQNGKAELYSRNQLSFNIVYAPITAAVEKIPHNVVLDGEVVMLGANNYTDFQALQNYKSTRKGKLTYEVFDLLHMDGHDLKALTLLERKTLLQELVKQLDDPVVKYSGHVAEKGTRLFEKAKEKGWEGIIAKNGESEYIEGDRTLNWLKVKILNRQEVIICGYTEPRGSRKKIGALILGVYEKNKLRYIGHCGGGFNDQGLSDMHALLQKYIQEGSPFAERIKTNTAVTWLKPVLVCEVKFAGWTEDGLLRQPVFVALREDKPAKSIKEEQPLDADTIKGKTMATKTLAKAAKGGNAAKQTSRSAKTSAKKESTAKRSSGTAKASTSTKATPENERTLLLNKRSVTLTNQQKIYWPQEKITKGQLIDYYISIADYLLPHLKDRPLSLHRFPNGITGMSFYQKDMDVKTIPSWLKTVSFLAESTGKEVDYLLCNDAATLLYMVNLGCIEVNPWLSRISKPEHPDNIVIDLDPEGIPFSAVVETAQCVHEILEKYGISSYCKTSGSRGLHIFIPTGAKYEYDTCRLFAEFIARETNAQLPGITSVIRTKSQRKKKVYVDFLQNSRGQTIAAPYSARPKPGATVSTPLDWKEVNEKLDMKDFHIGNTVSRLKKKGDLWANIYKSKNDLKAVLKNQAK; encoded by the coding sequence ATGCTCGCTACCCTGGTTGATGAACCTTTTGACAGGGCAGGGTGGATCTTTGAAACAAAATGGGATGGCTATCGCGCCATTGCGGCGGTGCAGAATGGAAAGGCGGAACTCTACTCGCGGAACCAACTTTCTTTCAATATAGTATATGCTCCTATTACAGCAGCCGTGGAGAAAATTCCTCATAATGTGGTGCTGGACGGAGAAGTAGTAATGCTGGGTGCTAATAACTACACGGATTTTCAGGCTTTACAGAATTATAAATCTACCAGGAAAGGAAAGCTCACCTACGAAGTATTTGATCTCCTGCACATGGATGGTCACGATCTGAAGGCATTAACATTACTGGAAAGGAAAACATTATTGCAGGAACTGGTGAAACAACTGGATGATCCTGTTGTTAAATATTCGGGGCATGTGGCGGAGAAGGGGACCCGACTTTTTGAGAAAGCAAAGGAGAAAGGATGGGAAGGCATCATCGCAAAGAACGGAGAGAGTGAATATATAGAAGGTGATCGTACGCTTAACTGGCTCAAGGTAAAGATACTGAACCGGCAGGAGGTGATCATTTGCGGATATACAGAGCCCAGGGGGAGCAGGAAGAAGATCGGGGCTTTGATACTGGGCGTGTATGAAAAGAACAAACTCCGGTATATCGGGCATTGCGGCGGCGGATTCAATGACCAGGGATTAAGTGATATGCATGCGTTGCTGCAGAAGTATATACAGGAAGGCTCTCCTTTTGCAGAAAGGATTAAAACAAATACGGCCGTTACCTGGCTAAAACCTGTATTAGTGTGTGAAGTGAAGTTTGCCGGCTGGACGGAAGACGGGCTATTGAGGCAACCGGTCTTTGTGGCGCTGCGGGAGGATAAGCCTGCTAAGAGCATTAAAGAAGAGCAACCTTTGGATGCAGATACCATAAAAGGAAAAACCATGGCTACCAAAACACTTGCAAAAGCTGCGAAAGGTGGAAATGCTGCAAAACAGACTTCCAGATCAGCAAAAACATCCGCAAAAAAAGAAAGCACTGCAAAGCGCTCATCGGGTACTGCTAAGGCATCCACATCAACCAAAGCAACTCCTGAAAATGAACGCACCTTACTCCTGAATAAAAGATCTGTTACCCTCACTAACCAGCAGAAGATCTACTGGCCACAGGAAAAGATCACAAAAGGGCAGCTGATAGACTATTATATATCAATAGCAGACTACCTCCTCCCCCACCTGAAAGACCGGCCTTTATCCTTGCACCGTTTCCCCAACGGCATTACAGGCATGAGCTTTTATCAGAAGGACATGGATGTGAAAACCATCCCATCCTGGTTGAAAACGGTTTCTTTCCTGGCCGAATCCACAGGGAAAGAAGTGGATTACCTGCTGTGCAATGATGCCGCCACACTCCTATATATGGTAAACCTGGGTTGCATAGAAGTAAACCCCTGGTTATCCCGCATCAGCAAACCTGAACATCCTGATAATATAGTGATAGACCTCGACCCGGAAGGCATTCCTTTCTCCGCCGTGGTAGAAACTGCGCAATGCGTGCATGAGATACTGGAGAAATATGGGATCAGTTCCTACTGTAAAACCTCCGGTTCCAGGGGCTTGCATATTTTCATTCCTACCGGCGCAAAATATGAATATGATACCTGCAGGCTCTTTGCAGAATTCATAGCAAGGGAAACCAATGCGCAATTACCCGGCATCACCAGCGTGATCCGTACAAAATCCCAAAGGAAGAAAAAAGTGTATGTGGATTTTTTGCAGAATAGCCGCGGGCAAACCATTGCAGCACCTTATTCCGCCAGGCCCAAACCAGGCGCTACCGTATCCACTCCACTGGATTGGAAAGAAGTGAATGAGAAACTGGATATGAAAGATTTTCATATAGGCAATACCGTAAGCCGTCTTAAAAAGAAAGGCGACCTCTGGGCCAATATCTACAAAAGCAAAAACGATTTGAAAGCAGTACTTAAAAACCAGGCAAAATGA
- a CDS encoding DUF4199 domain-containing protein, whose amino-acid sequence MPETTITSPLKLTWVYGILIAFVCIALTMIFYMTQWAADLWTGYLVSGVLFLGVLFSVIHANKAMGGKASIGSLLTTGVLTAAIAIIMISTATILFHLATEPNVDNSVNIPSDGGHLSEYSVTKREGFWIYLVTNVLFMNLVLGFLAAGIGAMTVKRNQKTTAAK is encoded by the coding sequence ATGCCAGAAACAACTATTACCTCTCCACTAAAACTAACATGGGTATACGGCATCCTGATCGCTTTCGTGTGCATCGCCCTAACCATGATCTTTTACATGACACAGTGGGCCGCAGACCTGTGGACGGGTTACCTGGTTAGCGGCGTATTATTCCTTGGCGTACTCTTCTCCGTTATCCATGCCAATAAAGCCATGGGCGGCAAGGCTTCCATCGGAAGTTTATTAACAACAGGGGTGCTTACCGCCGCCATCGCTATTATCATGATCTCTACCGCTACGATCCTTTTCCACCTGGCCACAGAGCCGAACGTGGATAATTCAGTGAATATCCCTTCAGACGGAGGTCATTTGAGCGAATACAGCGTTACCAAAAGAGAAGGTTTCTGGATCTACCTGGTCACCAATGTTCTCTTCATGAATTTGGTACTGGGTTTCCTTGCCGCAGGGATCGGGGCCATGACCGTAAAGCGTAATCAGAAAACTACTGCGGCCAAATAA
- a CDS encoding sigma-54-dependent transcriptional regulator encodes MSKGQILIIDDEEQLRKLLGRLLLLEGYNILEAGNIKAAGKLLEKEEVQVVLSDVKLPDGNGVQFTSELKHQYPETEVIVLTAYGNIADGVQAIKNGAFDYLTKGDDNNRILPLVSKAMDKAQLQFRIRSLENKIGSKYDFGNIIGQSKEIKEAVAVAEKVAATDVTVLLLGETGSGKEVFAQAIHRASSRRSQPFVAVNCSAFGREILESELFGHKAGAFTSAVKDKKGFLEEAHNGTIFLDEIGEMAIELQAKLLRVLETQEFYKVGDSKPIKVNIRIIAATNRELEKEIEAGHFRADLYYRLSAFQIKLPSLNERSKDIPLLAQFFLQQFAPKNGKKITGMTEAFSKALQQHNWKGNIRELRNVIERAVILADATELDTDSLPFEFQFAGPAAVNHSSLTLADVEKQHIIRVLQFAKGNKTKAAELMQIGLTTLYNKIKEYNI; translated from the coding sequence ATGTCCAAAGGTCAAATTCTTATTATTGATGACGAGGAGCAGTTGCGCAAACTGCTGGGGAGATTATTGTTGCTGGAAGGATATAATATCCTGGAGGCGGGAAACATTAAGGCTGCCGGTAAGCTGCTGGAGAAGGAAGAAGTGCAGGTGGTTTTGTCTGACGTTAAACTGCCGGACGGTAATGGCGTACAGTTTACAAGTGAACTAAAACACCAGTACCCGGAAACGGAAGTGATCGTGCTCACGGCGTATGGAAATATTGCGGATGGTGTGCAGGCTATTAAAAATGGGGCATTCGATTACCTGACCAAAGGGGATGATAATAACCGCATCCTTCCATTAGTGAGCAAGGCGATGGACAAAGCACAGCTGCAATTCCGCATCCGTTCGCTGGAGAATAAGATCGGGAGTAAATATGATTTCGGGAATATTATCGGGCAGTCTAAAGAAATAAAGGAAGCGGTTGCGGTAGCAGAGAAAGTGGCTGCCACAGATGTAACAGTGTTGCTGCTGGGGGAAACAGGTTCCGGTAAAGAAGTGTTTGCGCAGGCTATCCACCGTGCCAGCTCCCGTCGTTCGCAACCTTTTGTGGCAGTGAATTGCAGCGCATTTGGCAGAGAGATCCTGGAAAGTGAACTCTTTGGGCATAAAGCGGGTGCTTTTACCAGTGCGGTGAAAGACAAAAAAGGTTTCCTGGAAGAAGCCCATAATGGCACCATTTTCCTGGATGAGATCGGGGAGATGGCAATAGAGTTACAAGCGAAATTATTGCGTGTACTGGAAACGCAGGAATTCTATAAAGTGGGGGATTCAAAACCCATTAAGGTGAATATCCGCATTATTGCGGCTACCAACAGAGAGCTGGAAAAAGAAATAGAGGCCGGGCATTTCCGGGCAGACCTTTATTACCGGTTATCTGCCTTCCAGATCAAGTTACCTTCCCTGAATGAGCGTAGTAAAGATATTCCCCTGCTGGCGCAATTCTTCCTGCAACAGTTTGCACCTAAGAACGGTAAGAAGATCACGGGCATGACGGAGGCTTTTTCCAAAGCATTACAGCAGCATAACTGGAAAGGGAATATCCGTGAATTAAGGAACGTGATAGAACGGGCAGTGATCCTGGCGGATGCAACGGAGCTGGACACAGATTCTTTACCTTTTGAATTCCAGTTTGCGGGGCCTGCCGCCGTGAACCACTCTTCTCTTACCTTAGCCGACGTTGAGAAACAGCATATTATCCGGGTATTACAATTTGCCAAAGGAAATAAGACCAAAGCAGCAGAGTTAATGCAAATAGGCTTAACGACCCTGTATAATAAGATCAAAGAGTACAATATCTAA
- a CDS encoding DUF7674 family protein → MLPDAKIPLLIAQQIPALSPGMEQTGPVTQTIRTFTAYTKQLINKGQLQEVKKCFSMAGVLYRNGSTLLKNAIEDVFLYSISPFLEAQQYIKESLPQSLKHLRNQHLKNTLC, encoded by the coding sequence ATGTTACCGGATGCTAAAATCCCCTTACTGATCGCTCAACAGATCCCCGCTTTGTCGCCAGGCATGGAGCAAACGGGACCAGTAACGCAAACGATCAGAACTTTTACCGCTTACACAAAACAGCTGATCAACAAAGGACAGTTGCAGGAAGTAAAGAAATGTTTTTCTATGGCGGGTGTGTTGTACAGGAACGGCAGTACACTCTTAAAGAACGCCATCGAGGACGTGTTCCTCTACAGCATCTCTCCTTTCCTGGAAGCACAACAGTACATAAAGGAATCTCTGCCGCAATCCTTAAAACACCTGAGAAATCAACACTTAAAAAATACACTATGTTAA
- a CDS encoding potassium-transporting ATPase subunit F, whose translation MNALFVLSILVFLYMIYVLLKPEKF comes from the coding sequence ATGAACGCATTATTTGTATTGTCCATCCTCGTTTTCCTATACATGATCTATGTATTGCTGAAGCCTGAAAAATTTTAA
- the kdpA gene encoding potassium-transporting ATPase subunit KdpA, which produces MNTELLGVIATYVLTLIIAIPLGKYISKVFKGEKTWLDFLNPVERFIYRICGINPKEEMNWKQHLKALVTINMLWFVYAFFLLIFQDKLPLNPDGNPGQTPDLAFNTAISFLVNCDLQHYSGESGLTYLTQLFVITFLQFVSAATGIAALVVLFKAFRDKTTTKLGNFWEFLVKTNTRLLLPLCVVIALILSFNGTPASYAGKDTIVTMQGDTVGVSRGPAAGMIAIKHLGTNGGGWFGANSIHPLENPSYLTNMTEAIAQMIIPIAMIFALGFFINRRKFSYIVFGVMTAGFLLLLVPSMLYEINGNPAIAKMGVSQLTGAMEGKEVRFGPAATGYWSTITTVISTGSVNGFHDSTMPLTGMMEMVGMMTNAFYGGCGVGFLNYFIFVIIAVFISGLMVGRTPEFMGHKVEAKEVKIAALVALLHPFLILSGTALSSYMIAHDPTLPWLNNPGYHGFSEMLYEYTSAAANNGSGFEGLGDNNIFWNVTTGFVLIFSRFLPILGPVAIAGILAQKKYIPESAGTLKTDTATFGIMTFAVIIILAALAFFPALVLGPIAEHFSLY; this is translated from the coding sequence ATGAATACAGAATTATTAGGCGTCATTGCCACGTACGTGCTGACGCTGATCATCGCCATACCATTGGGGAAGTATATCTCCAAAGTTTTCAAGGGGGAAAAGACCTGGCTGGATTTCCTGAACCCCGTGGAACGCTTTATCTACAGGATCTGCGGGATCAATCCCAAAGAGGAAATGAACTGGAAACAACACCTCAAGGCATTAGTTACCATCAATATGCTATGGTTCGTGTATGCTTTCTTCCTGCTTATCTTCCAGGATAAACTCCCCCTGAATCCGGATGGGAATCCTGGCCAGACGCCGGACCTTGCTTTCAACACAGCTATCAGTTTCCTGGTGAACTGCGATCTGCAACACTACTCCGGTGAATCAGGACTTACCTATCTCACGCAATTGTTCGTGATCACCTTCCTGCAATTCGTGAGTGCTGCTACAGGTATTGCTGCACTGGTTGTATTGTTCAAAGCATTCAGGGACAAAACCACTACCAAGCTGGGCAACTTCTGGGAATTCCTGGTAAAAACCAATACCCGTTTGTTGCTGCCGCTGTGTGTAGTGATCGCTTTGATCCTTTCCTTTAACGGAACACCTGCCAGTTATGCAGGTAAGGATACCATCGTAACTATGCAGGGAGATACCGTGGGCGTATCCCGTGGCCCTGCTGCCGGCATGATTGCCATTAAACATCTTGGTACCAATGGTGGTGGCTGGTTTGGTGCTAACTCTATCCATCCTTTGGAAAACCCGAGCTACCTCACTAATATGACGGAAGCCATTGCACAAATGATCATACCTATTGCGATGATCTTTGCATTAGGGTTCTTTATTAACCGCAGAAAGTTTTCTTATATCGTATTTGGGGTGATGACGGCAGGTTTCCTTTTACTACTGGTGCCCTCCATGCTCTATGAGATAAATGGTAACCCGGCTATCGCTAAAATGGGTGTTTCCCAATTGACGGGTGCCATGGAAGGAAAAGAAGTGCGGTTCGGCCCTGCTGCCACAGGTTACTGGAGTACGATCACCACAGTTATCTCTACAGGTTCTGTGAATGGTTTCCATGATAGTACCATGCCGCTTACAGGTATGATGGAAATGGTGGGTATGATGACAAATGCTTTCTATGGTGGTTGTGGAGTAGGTTTCCTTAACTACTTCATCTTCGTGATCATCGCGGTATTTATATCAGGATTGATGGTAGGCCGTACGCCTGAATTCATGGGCCATAAGGTGGAAGCGAAAGAAGTGAAGATAGCGGCACTGGTAGCATTGCTGCATCCTTTCCTTATCCTTTCAGGAACAGCTCTTTCTTCTTATATGATAGCCCATGACCCAACATTGCCCTGGTTAAATAACCCCGGTTATCACGGTTTCTCAGAGATGCTGTATGAATACACATCCGCTGCAGCCAACAACGGTTCCGGTTTTGAGGGGCTGGGAGACAATAATATTTTCTGGAACGTAACTACAGGTTTTGTGCTCATATTTTCCCGCTTCCTGCCTATCCTTGGCCCTGTGGCCATTGCAGGCATCCTGGCGCAGAAGAAATACATTCCTGAATCGGCGGGTACCTTAAAAACGGATACGGCCACTTTCGGGATCATGACCTTCGCGGTGATCATCATCCTGGCGGCATTGGCTTTCTTCCCTGCACTGGTGCTGGGGCCTATTGCTGAGCACTTCTCCCTGTATTAA